The genomic stretch GCAGGTCATATTTGCCTGAGGAATCTTGATTTGTGGATCCTTATTCACGTGGACTTGTCCAAACTTTTGCCATTATGACAAGACATTGTCACCCACAAAGCTCATGTTTGAGAACTGTGCAATCCAATCCAAAATCACAAAAGAGCTGGGCAGCGATGACACAcgcctttactctcagcacttatgaggcagagacagaggcaggcggatccctgagttcaaggccagcctggtctacaaagctatacagagaaaccatcttgaaaaaaatctcagaaaagaaTGGCATAGTGTCTATGTaagtttttgattttgtgttgaGGCTCTCTCCAATTTCATGTGGTCTGTGGGCCATGGGTTGGACAAGCTTGTGAGGAGCCAGAAATCTGTGGATGTCCCTGGGCCTTTCAACTTCCTAAGATCCCAGGTGGCATTTTGTATATTTGTGAGGGTTTCCTGTATACAGTTCCTGCGGCTTTTAGCTGACTCCAACAAAGTCTCAGATGAAAAGGGTTAGGAGCCATTTTTCTGAAGACTTTTCCATGACTGTTAGGCAGCATTACTTTAGTGCATGCTTGTTTCTAGGCTCTGCACAAGTGCCCCAGAAGTCTTAGAAAATTGTATGATAAGAGAAAACACTGCTAGACGCTGAGGACAAATAATTGTCTAGTCATCTTGTTTCTTAAAGTCTGCTACCTACACTTCATGCTTTGCAAGACTCTGAAAGATAAAAAATCTACATCTCTGattgtgaaagaaaataaaatcttctcaTATTTTCACATATTTAGTGAATGATTTTAGGTTAGCTTTAAATATCAGAAGCAATTGAAATGTctacactacacagagaaatcagatTCCAAGAACCTTTTCCTTATACTGGGGGATGTGGTTGAGTGGTAGTGTGCTTAGTATGTATAAGGTTATGGGTTCTagccccagcacacacacatacaaactcctatcctttttctttaaagtaaGCAATAACTCACAGATGGGTTCATGTTAGTTTAATTGACATAAAGAGCTgtgatatacatagaagcaggaTTAAGTTGCTTACCTTGTTGCAACTGAATGCACAAGTTTATGGCCTGCGTGACTTAACCCATGGCTGTTAGTCAAAGCTAAGCCATTGAATGTTCAGATTCCTAAAATGGAGTAGTTAGCCTGGGGCAGAGGTGGTAGTGAGGAAATAGAAATgcttatttgaaaagaaataagcaTCTCAGGAGTCCCAGGGCTGCAATTGAAATAACTTACTTCTCAATAAAGTGCTATAGAATGAAATTTatacttaaagaggaaatggTCATAAAAGATTTAGTTTGTggctaaatctttaaaaagaacttAACATCTCCAGGAATCATTTTACCTTTTCATATACACAgattatttatagatttttttcatactgtTAGAAGAAATAACAGACCCTAAGtagattaaaatgattttttaaaagaaagaagttaaatgaaaaattttccctggccaaaaaaaaaaaaaaaaaaaaagattagcgAGGTTACAGCCATAAAGAGAAAGCCTTGCTTAGGTAAACATTAGGCTTGGcttttaattaaacattaattAAATGAGTTATTACTAATTTGttagtttccttatttttttaagtctgcATGTTCATCCACCCCTTaatctttgtttctgtttaatACATCATAGTTGTaaatttttcagttaaaaaaaagcaaaattaacaaGTAACTAGAATTGAGAGAGTGACTTCAATGAGAAAGTTCTATAAAAGTCTgagagaaaacaaatagaaaacaaacaaggctTCTGTGTAGTTCAAATGTGGGGTTTTTACTTTCAAAGATTCTTGCTGATTTTGACAAGACTGTGAATCATTGAATTAGTAAGATCTGACTTGTCATGTCTAATTCCCGAAGATGATGAGAACTTTGACAGGTTCCTGAGAACTGTTCCACCACAGGACTTAGCTGGGCTTGGTGAGCCCAAGACTCTCTGTCCTCAAACCTGAGAGTCCCTCCCCAGACTACTCGATCATCTTTCTTGGCATCTAGTGTGGTCCATTCATCTTTAAATGCCTTCCTCCCTTACCCTAATGAGCCTAGTTCCTTTGAGCTgaattctttctgttcttcctatCAGCTTGTTTGATACGTTACTTAAGGTAGAATGCTAAAGTGGGAGCACTTCTGTCTCAGCCAAGTTGGCCTTCAGGGTTTCTTCAGGCAGCTGTGCTAGTGGAAATTTGAAGTAAGCCTGGAGGATGAGGTAGGGATTATATGTATGGCCCCACCAGACTCCACAGGTCCCTATTCTCCCTGTATTTAGAGAGAGCCCTTTGAATGCAGTTCAGCAGGCATGGGTGCAGCTTGATTTCTgcagtgaaagaaagaaattgaatgcAAGAAAGAACACATGCACTTAGTAAACTACAGTGACATACCACCAGCTACTACCTTACTAAATTGCTATTAGAAATAtatatcattcattcattaaacttaaattttatttttaaaatatatcttcaaTTTGTATTTACAAGTCATTGAGTGAGTAAGTTTTCAGTACTCTAGGGAGGATAAGAGAACTATCAACGAAATGATAAACAcattgaaaacatgcatacatgtggcACAAACTGGAAAAGAGCActgtaaaatgataaaatgtgCCATTCCTGATACTAAAGGCGATACTCATACCAATCTCTTTGAatccatgaattttaaagagaaacaaactGGTAAAAGCCCTTTGCATTTCTAAGGCTTTTCTTTACTATACTCTAAATTACAGACCATATAATCCTgttatcttttcttccttaataGGGATCCTTGTAGCATTTCTAGGGCCTCCTTTTGAACTATTCGTGTCATCTGGCCCCTAGATAAAGACAAGGTTGGGCAAGTCAGATTAGTTTATAAAACAGGACCTGtagtaaaatagtaaaataaaatgacaatgcTATCCTCGTTTTATATAGATGGTAAATTGTTAAAGCATTCACTTTTTCTaaattacctttttctttttcaagtcttCTATAAATATCAGTGGGACCAGAAAAGAGAGAAGGGCACTACTGGGTGATTGGACATGTGGCAGGACAGGCAGCCTTAAAGCCAAGCATCATAgctaggaagaggaagaagagggaaggagagaggcttTCAGGAGTATACAAAGTCCACATTCAAAGGCATGGCTATGTGAGGAACTAAAAGAaatcttgtgtgtatgtgctatCATCCATTGGTGAATTTATGGCTTTTTTCAAAAATCAGCTTACCAGTAAAGTTCATGCTGATAGatagttgttgttttaaaaacaactcCTATATGGGAattaggaaaagacaaaaaaaaatcaaaacacggTGGTAATTCTATTTagaatatattcatatgtatatatgtgcatatatatttcatttaacaaaaattaatggaaaaaagGCCATAAATTTTGAAGAGAGTAATAAGAGGgcatatgggaggatttggaaggaggaaagagaagggtgaAGTGGtataatgatataaatatataaaattattatacatttataaattttaaaatatataaaataaaaacacataattatataataaatgcaataaagcAATATGattatataatctcaaaaataaaagaaaaacagaaatagtaGCTTAGGGAATGCTATAATCCCTTTGCGAATGCCTAGTGTAATAAGTAGTAAGAAAGATATATTACCTCCAatacctctttctctctcttttgaacACAGGCATCTTTTCCTATGAATCCATCACTTGCAGCTAATCCTGGCATGGCTTTCAATCCCTACATGCCCCATCCTGGGATGGGCCTGGTTCCTGCTGAACTTCTACCGAATGCTCCAGTTATGTTTTCTGGAAACCCACCTGTTGCATTGccaggagttcctgccccaaaACCAGCTCGTTCTGATAGACTGGAGGTATTTGTGAATATATAAATGCCTGTAGAGTGAATATTAACTTTATTCATAATGGACCTTTTCAGAGCCTAATTTGTTGAATGTTTTAAATAACTGTATCCAAGTACCTTTTAGCATAAAAGAGTCTGAGAAAGAATGCtaaccatttttttaaactttagttACACCTTGTTCTTAAGTGAATGAATTTGTTGGGCAGTAGGTCAAACAATGTTTCAAGTATACCCAAACATGAACCACTGTGTAGGAAGTctgaatgaaaattttctttataCCCATGCTGGAGCTGTATAGAATGGGATAACCAGATTTGCTCATGAGTATCTACTTTCTAGAATGGTAAACTGAAAACAATGAACCTAACATTCTACAATTATAGAGTATAAAGCTATATGAAGGTTATAAATGAATTTTATCACATCTAAACATTTTCTCCATGTTAAAAATGATCTACTTCATAATATCACATGaaacttaaagaatttaaaataaatttcaaacatCCTTTGATTTATTGGCACCCTTTAGTTTCCTTTAATTGTTATTCTTTGTTTACTAGAATAAATAACTGGTTGATTTCTTAGAAAGTCAGCTTCATTGGCAACCAATTGAAAGCCTGCTCATGTATTATAATGGAATCTAAAAATACATGGGACTCAATGTGCTTTACAAACTGGCTATAAAAATCATGCAGTGCATTGCTGTATGATAAAGAAACACCCCAGACCTTAAAGAATCAATTACACTTGAGAGTATATGTTAATTTCAAGATTCAAACACATTTCTAGTAATACTTTAAAGTCCTACTATGTAGGTGTAAGGCAAATAGACACTCTTATCTTTGTGGAAAATGTGACCCCCCCCTTGAAATAGaaattgtgttttttatcttagggTTAATATTGCTTTCTATTACCCTTCATCTTTTAAAGCTATTTCCTACATAAATGACAAAATGTATATGTGACTCTCATATCTTGTTGGAAGGTAAACAAAAGCCAGTTACCTTCAAGTCATCACTGGaaatgtgtggttttgtttttgttcccttTTCAAGGTTTGCCGTGAATTTCAGCGTGGAAATTGTACCCGTGGGGAGAATGATTGTCGCTATGCTCACCCTACGGATGTTTCTATGATTGAAGTGTCTGATAATAGTGTGACAATCTGCATGGATTACATTAAAGGCCGATGCTCCCGGGAGAAATGCAAGTACTTTCATCCTCCTCCACACCTGCAAGCCAAACTGAAGGCAGCTCATCACCAGATGAACCATTCCGCTGCTGCTGCAATGGTAAGAGCAGGTTGGGACTGTGGGCTTACTGTAAGCCTGCTTTGTCTAACATTTTGAATACATAAAAGACTGGCTACTCATGAGTGCATCTTAATATGAATAGTCAAAGTTTAATGCTTGAAAAGAGACAACCAATTTATTCTACTTTATTTGCTAAGATTTTCTAAAGATAATTATTTAAAAGCTTTATTGATGATTTTAACccactattctttttttcctaattttagagAAAGGTAAGTTATATGATTTAAACAGTGAATTATGTTGAGTGCCTCTTATAGTCTGACTAGATTGAATATTCAAAACTGGCAGAGTTGCCTCTGTTCTGAGTCACTTTCATGGACACTTCCTTAATGCCCTTTGAAAACACCATGCTTCAGTGATGGGGTATTGAGTAGCTTCTAATTTCCCTAAGGTCAAagttacctttctcctctggttgTGTGGTGCAGACAGAGGGAAGATCAAGGCATAAGCCTGACATATCTTCCAGGAGATTTTGACATGAGTGAGGGAAAAGGCCTCTCCTTTGAGTTGACCTAGGACTCAGTGATGGGGAAAAGTTAGTTCTGATTGATAACGCTAACAAGTAGCAAGTAGAAAAAAGTAATTGTTGGCACTATTGTGTGAGATGTCAAAGTTAGAATTACTCAAGTGCTTCATAACTGAAATATTTTGATGCATTACTTGCCATCCTCTTTGCTTGTTTGATGTTTGCTACTGAAGATCTTCACTCCTATTCCTAGTGGagaacaaaactgaaataaacttCATGTTACCTGTTTAACCCCAAATCCCATAATCAGTATGAACCAAATTATATGTGCATGCATTATTCAAATTGGCATAATAGAGACATTGTGTTTTAATAGGAGATCATCCCCTCcccttgccttttcttctctcccatccCACTTCCCATCATCttactctgtctctgtttctctctgttcttcctttcttccccctttccctttttcctttctttcttttgtctcctGTGACAAAGTTATACTATGAAATCCAGACTGACTTCAGATTCTgtatttcaggctagcctggaattcactctctTCCTGTTTCAACTTTCCATGAGTAATATATTCCTTTTCAGCCATCCAGCTTTAGAAGGTTGTTCTCATACCtagataaaatttatttttctgtaactgGAATTTCATGTTATAGAGTCAGCTACTGTCCTAAGAGGATCTCATGTCCACTCCCTAATACCAAATGTCCCATATTTCTGTAAGTTTTTCTCATAATTTGTGATTTCAAGGGTGTAGCACCATTATTGTACTGGCTCTACTTTCTTACTACACCTTTTCTTTCAAAACTGACTCCTGTGACTCATGAAGGGCCTGGGTACAAAAGTAGAACaaactcactttctcctttgatCTGGGCAACAAATCTGTTaatgaatattaattatattctcaaatatttttggttttaaatGCTTCTGAATGCTTTTAAGTTATGAAAATAGCAAGGTATCTAGGATATTCAGTGCTGGAGCTAagccttgcttttatttttaagagatttgGGCCAGTGGTGACCTCTAACTCCTGATCTCAGGCTAACTTCCTACCTTAGATAGCCAAGTATCTAGTCTTATAGGTGCTCTATATTACACCTAGCTAAGCTTTCAACTTCTTAATTACCTAGGTTGGTTGTAAaagttcacacacatgtgcacatacatacacaggatatatataaaaataagcaatgtCTTGCTTATGTGCAATTGTGCTCCTGTACCCAAACTTGGGGATGAATTTCATATGTATCTGTCCACTGGTAATTTGAGTTTGTTTGGTAGGGTATTTATATAGTGAATTACTCTCAAATTATTTCTATTTAGACAGCTAAATATTATATAGCATTCTTTCAATGAAACATGTGAATGTCAACATAAAATCCttttctatctctgtgagttcaaggccagcctggtctccagagagagtgccaggataggctccaaagctacacagagaaaccctgtctcgacaaaaaaaaaaaatccttttctaaCTGATTacaacagggtctcactttagCAGTGACCCTATGGGTCAGAGTGACCCAAAGGAAATAGTGTgatacaagaataaataaaagaggttTCCAGGGAGAGGTTTGatccttttgtatttttaatcttttttatattGGCATGTGGATGATATTTACCTTGTTCATGTGTACAGCTCAGGTTGAGTTTACTGAAGAAGaattacatgtattttttaaaagctcagcatggtggctcatgcctgtaatactAACATTTGGAAGGATTGTCATGATTTTAAGGACTGCCTGAGTTAAAGGGTGAAACATTCAAACCTTCCcccacaaaatgaaagaaaaagatttagagggtttatttatttcttccatagGCTCACACCTCTTTGGCAACGTAGTAAGTTTGTGAGGAGCCTATGAAGGCCTGCTGTATCGATAAGAGAAATATTTCTTAATAGTATAAGCACTACTGAATCAGAATTAGACACCAATGCATGAAGACTCAACCCAGTAGTAAACAGACGGTACTACCTTACTAGGATCTGCCAGCTCAATGTTCCTTTAGGCCTTGCCTCAATTTTGAGTTTGCTGAGTAGCACAGCTTTGGTTCTGATGTTCACAATTTTCCAGAGAAAGGGACAGTTTCAACTTATACCAAAGGGAAATATTTTAGATAGCCAAATAAGGGGTCTCCTGTCCTGTTCAAATCTTCAATGAATCCCTTTCACCTCAATGATTTCTTTTCAAAAGGCATTTCAAAtgataaataacatttttcaaagGAGGATCTGTCATGAACTTTGCAATCTGTTCTTCTCAGAGAAAGGTGGAAATTATACATCTCTAAAGCTacttggtttatttttatctgaCTTATTTGAACAATCGAAATAATGTGTGCATCAAAGGAATGGTTCTGAAAAGAAAGCATGGATCATTTTAGGCTTTTAGTATCCATGGGCATCAGGAGGTCAAGGTGTGACTTTTTTGGTGCTTGGAAGGCTAGTTCCTCAGCAGAAGTGTTCCTGTCTCCTTAGGAATTTGGAGCACACCTGGCACTTGTTGAACCAGCACTTAATTTGCTGAAGGAAAAATGCAAAGTCATGTTAAACTTTTTCAACGACTCTGATCTAGGAGTTCCCTTGGATAGTAAAAGCACAGTGAGATTCTGA from Cricetulus griseus strain 17A/GY chromosome X, alternate assembly CriGri-PICRH-1.0, whole genome shotgun sequence encodes the following:
- the Mbnl3 gene encoding muscleblind-like protein 3 isoform X5, which produces MFAQQMQLMFQNAQMSSLASFPMNPSLAANPGMAFNPYMPHPGMGLVPAELLPNAPVMFSGNPPVALPGVPAPKPARSDRLEVCREFQRGNCTRGENDCRYAHPTDVSMIEVSDNSVTICMDYIKGRCSREKCKYFHPPPHLQAKLKAAHHQMNHSAAAAMALQPGALQLIPKRSALDKNNGATPVFNPNVFHCQQALANMQIPQPAFIPTVPMMHGATPSTVSAAATPATSVPFVPTTTGNQMPQLSVDELNRSMFVSQM